A window from Herbaspirillum sp. meg3 encodes these proteins:
- a CDS encoding type 1 glutamine amidotransferase, producing MRPIAILQHESTQGPGVLRDHLDKNCIPYRLISPASDGKAPVDASKFSGIVVLGSDHCVNEMLPWIEDERVLLQDAIRRDVPVLGHCFGAQMLARAMGAKVTRNICPNIGWSQIWITPHAQQFMGLPRQATIFNWHYDTFEIPVGAIRTMYGSHCLNKGFIRGRHWAFQGHLEVTEESVKNWCAAGRAELLRAHGPAVQSETRILKELHDRIDALHTISDRTYRAWTRQLDRPVFVALNSASSYA from the coding sequence ATGAGACCAATCGCGATTCTTCAGCACGAATCAACGCAAGGACCGGGCGTACTGCGCGATCACTTGGATAAAAACTGCATCCCATACCGACTTATTTCTCCGGCGTCGGATGGAAAGGCGCCCGTCGATGCAAGCAAATTCAGCGGCATTGTTGTGTTGGGGAGCGATCATTGCGTCAATGAAATGTTGCCGTGGATCGAGGACGAGCGGGTGTTGCTGCAAGATGCCATCAGGCGCGATGTTCCGGTTCTCGGGCATTGCTTTGGTGCGCAGATGCTTGCGCGCGCCATGGGAGCGAAAGTCACCCGCAATATCTGTCCCAACATTGGCTGGAGCCAGATCTGGATCACGCCACATGCACAACAGTTTATGGGGCTGCCAAGACAGGCGACGATCTTCAACTGGCATTACGATACGTTTGAAATTCCCGTTGGCGCCATTCGTACGATGTACGGCAGTCATTGCCTGAACAAAGGTTTCATCCGTGGCCGCCACTGGGCATTTCAAGGCCATTTGGAAGTGACCGAGGAAAGCGTCAAAAATTGGTGTGCAGCCGGTCGAGCCGAACTTCTCCGGGCGCATGGACCGGCGGTTCAAAGCGAGACAAGAATTCTGAAAGAATTGCATGATCGCATCGATGCATTGCACACGATATCGGATCGGACTTATCGGGCCTGGACCCGGCAGTTGGACAGACCAGTCTTTGTTGCACTGAACTCCGCTTCTTCATACGCTTGA
- a CDS encoding methyl-accepting chemotaxis protein, whose translation MSSFRHMKIGTKLSLGFAALLVLTIILAGISLYSIMSLTRAIKSADLVQEQKLSPLYVAREALDQTGLAARNAYVFRSDVDAQKELKIVDEQKNIYLEALKKLEPLFPGNKDFDKARSGLLQMAEELKRPRTYREAGKMEEFRDFLVNECSPLRRQIVLDINKVIAQVEAEDDQAHSLTEQMAKHAVTLVAVLTLVVAVVSVTVGVLITKGLLKQLGGEPAYAADIAQKIAAGDLSCDVQTKPGDNTSLLFAIKTMRNSLSSIVSQVREGTQTIERASSEIASGNLDLSARTEQQAGSLEETASAMEQITSTVKQNADNARQASQLAVSASDVAIQGGDVVGQVVTTMTGINDSSRKIVDIISVIDGIAFQTNILALNAAVEAARAGEQGRGFAVVASEVRSLAQRSAAAAKEITVLINDSVSKVERGSQLVEQAGQTMVEVVTSVKRVTDVVAEISAASQEQSHGIAQVNLAITHMDEATQQNSALVEEAAAAANSMMEQATALAGIVSTFKLSDGLVTRTAGDSRTKTPHGAARLQIV comes from the coding sequence ATGTCTTCATTTCGACACATGAAAATCGGTACTAAATTATCGCTGGGCTTCGCCGCCTTACTTGTGCTGACTATTATTTTGGCGGGGATTTCGCTGTACAGCATCATGTCTTTAACTCGCGCCATCAAGTCAGCCGACCTGGTGCAAGAACAAAAGCTGTCTCCACTCTATGTCGCCCGGGAGGCATTGGACCAAACGGGTCTCGCCGCACGCAACGCCTATGTGTTCCGCAGCGATGTTGATGCGCAAAAGGAACTCAAGATCGTTGATGAACAAAAGAATATTTATCTTGAAGCGTTGAAGAAGCTGGAACCGCTTTTCCCCGGCAATAAGGATTTCGATAAAGCCAGATCGGGCCTGCTGCAGATGGCGGAAGAGCTCAAGCGCCCACGCACTTACCGAGAGGCCGGCAAGATGGAGGAGTTTCGGGATTTTCTTGTCAACGAATGCAGCCCTTTGCGGAGGCAGATCGTTCTGGACATCAATAAAGTCATTGCGCAGGTCGAGGCAGAAGATGATCAAGCTCATAGCCTGACCGAACAAATGGCGAAACATGCTGTAACCCTGGTAGCAGTATTGACGCTCGTGGTGGCAGTTGTTTCTGTGACAGTCGGCGTTCTTATAACCAAAGGTCTGTTGAAGCAGCTGGGTGGGGAGCCTGCTTATGCTGCCGATATCGCCCAGAAGATTGCTGCCGGGGATCTGTCTTGCGATGTGCAAACCAAACCTGGCGACAATACGAGTCTCTTGTTCGCCATCAAGACCATGCGGAACAGTCTTTCCTCCATCGTGTCGCAGGTACGGGAAGGCACTCAGACGATAGAGCGCGCCTCTTCTGAAATTGCTTCTGGAAACCTCGATCTTTCGGCCAGAACTGAACAGCAGGCGGGTTCGCTGGAAGAGACCGCTTCAGCAATGGAGCAAATCACATCAACCGTCAAGCAAAACGCCGACAACGCAAGACAAGCGAGTCAACTGGCTGTGTCTGCGTCCGATGTGGCTATCCAGGGCGGCGACGTGGTAGGCCAGGTCGTCACGACGATGACTGGGATCAACGACTCGTCACGCAAGATCGTCGACATCATCAGTGTCATCGACGGCATCGCATTTCAGACCAACATCCTGGCGCTCAATGCGGCGGTCGAAGCCGCCCGCGCCGGCGAACAAGGCCGCGGCTTTGCGGTCGTGGCATCTGAAGTGCGCAGCCTGGCGCAGCGTAGTGCCGCTGCGGCGAAAGAGATCACTGTTTTGATCAACGATTCGGTGTCAAAGGTTGAACGCGGCAGCCAATTGGTCGAGCAGGCAGGCCAGACGATGGTGGAGGTCGTGACAAGCGTCAAACGCGTTACAGACGTTGTTGCTGAAATTTCCGCCGCGAGTCAGGAGCAAAGCCATGGTATCGCACAGGTAAATCTCGCCATCACTCACATGGACGAAGCCACTCAGCAAAACTCCGCATTGGTTGAAGAGGCTGCAGCGGCGGCAAATTCGATGATGGAACAGGCTACGGCGCTGGCCGGGATCGTGTCTACTTTCAAGTTGAGCGATGGCTTAGTTACGCGGACTGCCGGAGACTCACGCACAAAAACGCCGCATGGAGCGGCACGGCTGCAGATAGTTTAG
- a CDS encoding AraC family transcriptional regulator, producing the protein MTDPLASVVALLQPKMTFSKIVTGAGRWGVRGELIGTRLCCCVVLEGKLRYTIDEAELVVEAGDFVLIPSMSKFLATSFDVPFENEWQSEPALLENGEHRNGSLSADADVRTLVGFCQLTSPDSTLLLTLLPKLLHIRGDVRLSALVKLVIDESRAQRSARDVVLERLLEVMLIEALRSSNNAVTSPGLLRGLADSRLANAIRCIHENPQESWTVALLAKESALSRSAFFERFSKAVGVTPMDYLLSWRMALARNLLERKETITEVAARVGYSSSSTFTVAFTRHTGMPPGQYAKSWHDVGNSSDAGVFATA; encoded by the coding sequence ATGACTGATCCCTTAGCTTCTGTAGTGGCGCTACTGCAACCGAAAATGACGTTCTCAAAGATTGTGACCGGCGCGGGACGTTGGGGCGTGCGCGGCGAACTCATAGGCACACGCTTGTGTTGCTGCGTGGTTTTGGAAGGGAAGCTGCGATATACGATCGACGAGGCTGAACTCGTCGTCGAAGCAGGCGACTTCGTGCTGATTCCGTCGATGTCGAAATTTCTGGCAACCAGCTTTGACGTTCCTTTTGAGAATGAATGGCAGTCTGAACCGGCTCTCTTGGAAAACGGCGAGCACCGCAATGGATCTCTCTCCGCCGATGCCGACGTGAGAACACTGGTCGGTTTTTGCCAATTGACGTCTCCAGACTCCACTTTACTTTTGACACTGCTCCCGAAGCTCCTGCATATTCGGGGAGACGTTCGCTTGTCAGCGCTGGTTAAACTCGTTATTGATGAATCACGCGCGCAGCGCTCAGCACGGGACGTGGTTCTCGAGCGCTTGCTGGAAGTCATGTTGATTGAAGCGCTTCGCTCGTCAAACAATGCGGTGACCTCGCCGGGGCTGTTGCGCGGACTTGCCGATAGCCGACTGGCGAACGCAATACGTTGCATCCATGAAAACCCTCAAGAGTCATGGACAGTGGCGCTTTTGGCAAAAGAGTCGGCACTCTCCCGCTCGGCCTTTTTTGAGCGATTCAGCAAAGCTGTGGGCGTCACACCGATGGATTACCTGCTGTCATGGCGGATGGCATTGGCAAGAAATCTTCTTGAACGAAAAGAGACAATTACAGAGGTAGCGGCTCGGGTGGGTTACAGCTCATCAAGCACATTCACCGTCGCGTTTACTCGTCATACCGGCATGCCGCCCGGTCAATATGCCAAATCGTGGCATGACGTGGGTAACTCGTCCGATGCGGGAGTGTTTGCCACAGCATGA
- a CDS encoding SDR family oxidoreductase, producing MKTVLITGCSSGFGLEIAKYFLDRKWSVVATMRTPNDGVLPKSEHLRLLKLDVTDPESIRRAVEEAGPVDVLVNNAGVGMLGPFESTSMEAVREVFETNTFGTMAMTQAFLPQFRARRAGVVVNVASSVTLKALPLLPVYTASKAAVVAFTESLALELAEFNIRVGVVLPGMAPETAFASNAGSRVIQTFPDDYAATMNAVMSGFQNYTGSVTHSIDVADAVWQVAQEGSTAFRVPAGADAVEWFNKI from the coding sequence ATGAAAACCGTTTTAATCACCGGCTGCTCTTCCGGATTTGGCCTGGAAATCGCCAAGTATTTTTTGGACCGCAAGTGGAGCGTGGTCGCTACCATGCGTACGCCGAATGATGGCGTTCTGCCAAAGTCTGAACATTTGCGACTGTTGAAATTGGACGTGACCGATCCTGAAAGCATACGTCGCGCAGTCGAAGAAGCTGGTCCGGTGGACGTTCTGGTGAATAACGCAGGCGTCGGTATGCTCGGGCCTTTCGAAAGTACCTCGATGGAAGCCGTACGCGAAGTGTTCGAAACCAATACATTCGGTACGATGGCCATGACGCAGGCATTTTTGCCGCAGTTTCGGGCACGCAGAGCGGGCGTTGTCGTCAATGTGGCATCTTCCGTGACCCTAAAGGCCCTGCCGCTACTTCCCGTCTACACAGCCAGCAAGGCCGCCGTCGTCGCATTTACCGAATCGCTGGCGCTCGAACTAGCGGAGTTCAACATCCGGGTAGGCGTAGTGTTGCCGGGAATGGCGCCGGAGACCGCGTTTGCGTCCAATGCCGGTTCACGAGTCATCCAGACATTTCCCGACGATTACGCTGCCACCATGAACGCTGTGATGTCGGGGTTTCAGAATTACACCGGTTCAGTGACGCATTCGATTGATGTTGCTGACGCAGTCTGGCAGGTTGCGCAAGAAGGTTCGACTGCGTTTCGCGTTCCGGCCGGCGCGGATGCTGTCGAGTGGTTCAACAAGATCTAG
- a CDS encoding VOC family protein, with product MTASLNTILIYARNPAVTSAFYKDHFGFKTTGEMHDGLIELNSPAVGINLLVHQAAKSLKFGQAVVKLMFSVSDVESFKVESAKGGLEFGSIHKANGYQFANAKDPDGNSVAISSRDYRQQVN from the coding sequence ATGACTGCATCGCTCAATACGATTTTGATATACGCCCGCAATCCTGCAGTTACCAGTGCTTTCTACAAAGACCATTTTGGATTTAAGACGACTGGTGAGATGCACGATGGCCTCATTGAATTGAATAGTCCCGCCGTCGGCATCAATCTCTTGGTTCATCAGGCCGCCAAATCCCTAAAATTTGGGCAGGCGGTAGTTAAACTAATGTTCAGTGTTTCCGACGTTGAGTCGTTCAAGGTCGAATCTGCGAAAGGAGGTCTGGAGTTTGGCAGCATCCATAAGGCAAATGGCTATCAATTCGCTAATGCTAAAGACCCGGATGGAAACTCAGTAGCTATTTCCAGCAGAGATTATCGGCAACAAGTTAATTAG
- a CDS encoding lipocalin-like domain-containing protein, producing the protein MSAPAEASSRNQVLGTWRMVSAWLDPEGAKVPAYGKRPNGLLSFTSDMHFVEVLTDADVPRFASNARGQGTDAENRVAMEKAIGFFGTYTVDDKGEFSGNKVDGSTFPNWVGAVRSRNELRLVVEGDRMTENFQRPDGAKIVIHWERVR; encoded by the coding sequence ATGAGCGCCCCCGCCGAAGCTTCCTCACGCAACCAAGTGCTGGGCACGTGGCGGATGGTGTCAGCCTGGCTGGATCCGGAGGGCGCGAAGGTGCCGGCCTATGGTAAGAGGCCCAACGGATTGCTCAGTTTTACATCCGACATGCATTTCGTCGAAGTACTAACCGACGCGGACGTTCCCCGTTTTGCATCTAATGCGCGTGGTCAAGGCACTGACGCAGAAAATCGAGTCGCGATGGAAAAAGCCATTGGTTTTTTTGGGACATACACAGTCGATGACAAGGGGGAGTTTAGCGGCAATAAGGTCGATGGATCGACCTTTCCGAACTGGGTTGGCGCTGTCCGGAGCCGCAACGAGCTACGCCTGGTTGTTGAAGGAGACAGAATGACGGAGAACTTTCAGCGGCCCGATGGTGCCAAGATCGTCATCCACTGGGAACGTGTTCGTTAG
- a CDS encoding SDR family oxidoreductase, which produces MTDINKTVVITGSSSGIGKATAQVFSRAGWNVVAAMRLPAVEKDLVETDRLKLVALDVQDAASATAAVAASISAFGKIDVWINNAGYGTFGPIETASQAQVQRQYDVNVFGVIHCVKAIAPHFRANRGGVIINVSSIGGLMALPAYALYNSTKFAVEGLSEGLWYELSRFGIRVKIVEPGLTKTNFGSSSMDVLDHSALPAYEQMMGAINAARKDNVSRSSSPELVANTIFEAANDPGDRLRYLVGADAKRLWRLRRWIGAQTQMRIIRRVLKIS; this is translated from the coding sequence ATGACAGATATAAATAAGACAGTAGTGATCACAGGCTCATCAAGCGGCATCGGAAAAGCGACGGCGCAGGTCTTTTCGAGAGCCGGGTGGAACGTTGTCGCCGCAATGCGACTGCCGGCTGTGGAAAAGGATCTTGTAGAGACCGACCGGTTGAAGCTTGTCGCCCTCGACGTTCAAGACGCAGCTAGTGCCACCGCGGCTGTAGCGGCGTCAATATCGGCATTCGGCAAGATTGATGTTTGGATTAACAACGCAGGCTACGGCACTTTTGGTCCGATAGAAACGGCGTCGCAAGCACAAGTGCAGCGGCAATATGATGTCAACGTCTTTGGGGTGATTCATTGTGTCAAAGCTATCGCTCCGCACTTCCGCGCAAATCGAGGGGGCGTAATAATCAATGTTAGCTCGATAGGAGGCCTGATGGCCTTGCCCGCCTATGCCCTTTACAACTCCACCAAATTTGCAGTCGAGGGACTATCAGAGGGGCTGTGGTATGAGCTGAGCAGGTTCGGGATCAGGGTCAAGATAGTGGAGCCGGGTCTTACCAAGACCAACTTCGGAAGTAGCTCCATGGATGTACTCGATCATTCGGCGCTGCCTGCCTACGAGCAAATGATGGGGGCAATAAACGCCGCGCGTAAAGATAACGTCTCGCGCTCAAGCTCGCCGGAGTTAGTGGCAAATACGATCTTTGAAGCCGCGAACGACCCTGGCGATCGTTTGCGCTATCTCGTTGGAGCCGACGCCAAGCGCCTCTGGCGGTTACGCCGATGGATCGGCGCTCAAACACAGATGCGCATTATTCGCCGCGTCTTAAAAATAAGCTGA
- a CDS encoding LysR family transcriptional regulator, giving the protein MRQFINIIISEINHNNMGLYEQLNEKFSLMRPFLDDLTLFLAIAEHGSFRRAAVLLDLSPSALSHAMRALESRLGTRLLNRTTRSVGLTEAGARLAERLRPALNSVENAIAELRDDADQLSGQIRITAAEYGAVLLLERGLSEFQARHLLVQVELVIDSALVDLTAGGFDAGVRFRDDVPPDMVAIPISKKSSLVAAAAPAYLANHPPPRLPADLLEHRCIRQRFANGRIYRWDFEDGGRSVTIDPPGTLTSNSLATIVAAAVRGAGVCYVPVHHVAAQIESGQLVRLLEEYSPTFDGHCFYYLPSRHPTRAFSAFIEHLRGGFV; this is encoded by the coding sequence TTGCGCCAATTCATCAACATTATAATTAGCGAAATAAATCACAACAATATGGGATTATATGAACAGCTTAATGAGAAATTTTCACTAATGAGGCCATTTCTCGATGACTTAACTCTATTTCTCGCGATCGCGGAGCATGGCAGTTTCCGGCGCGCAGCTGTTCTCCTGGACCTTTCACCATCGGCACTGAGCCACGCCATGCGGGCCTTAGAGAGCAGGCTTGGAACGCGTCTCCTCAACCGAACAACTCGAAGCGTTGGTCTTACAGAGGCCGGGGCTCGGCTGGCCGAACGTCTCAGGCCTGCGCTGAATAGCGTGGAGAATGCCATCGCTGAATTACGTGACGATGCCGACCAACTCTCAGGTCAAATTCGCATCACCGCCGCGGAATACGGCGCGGTTCTACTCCTTGAAAGAGGACTATCCGAATTCCAAGCCCGTCATCTGCTTGTCCAGGTAGAGTTAGTCATAGACTCTGCCCTTGTAGACCTCACTGCCGGCGGCTTCGATGCTGGGGTCAGGTTTCGAGACGACGTTCCACCCGATATGGTGGCGATCCCGATATCGAAAAAGTCTTCGCTCGTTGCCGCCGCTGCTCCTGCCTACCTCGCGAACCATCCGCCGCCGAGGCTGCCGGCAGATTTGCTGGAACATCGCTGTATCCGTCAGCGCTTCGCTAACGGCCGAATTTATCGTTGGGACTTCGAGGACGGCGGTCGATCTGTAACGATTGATCCGCCGGGAACACTGACTAGCAATAGCCTCGCCACGATCGTTGCTGCCGCAGTGCGAGGTGCAGGGGTTTGCTACGTGCCCGTACACCATGTGGCGGCTCAAATTGAGTCCGGACAGCTCGTGCGATTGCTAGAAGAGTATTCGCCTACCTTCGACGGCCATTGTTTTTATTATCTGCCTTCCAGGCACCCGACCCGCGCATTCAGCGCATTCATTGAGCATTTGCGAGGCGGCTTCGTTTAG
- a CDS encoding bifunctional 2-polyprenyl-6-hydroxyphenol methylase/3-demethylubiquinol 3-O-methyltransferase UbiG, translating into MEQKVAGIAGYGENAEHLAEQYESIEFEDVYRDVLHLFPTQPSEILDIGAGSGRDSAALARKGHAVTAIEPTKELREEGQLRHSMKNIHWIDDHLPTLKVAKQQARSFDVILLTAVWMHLEKEERKIAMKVISELLRLRGKIIMTLRHGPVPDGRQMFDVSAQETVELAGQSGLQVRHVSERQDMFSRNDVSWSIVVLEKI; encoded by the coding sequence ATGGAACAGAAAGTGGCGGGAATCGCCGGCTATGGAGAGAATGCCGAGCATCTCGCGGAGCAGTATGAAAGTATTGAATTTGAAGATGTGTATCGCGACGTCCTTCATTTGTTTCCAACACAACCTAGTGAGATTCTGGATATAGGCGCTGGTTCGGGGCGTGATTCCGCTGCTTTGGCGCGCAAGGGGCATGCCGTCACCGCAATAGAACCCACAAAAGAATTACGCGAAGAAGGACAGCTGCGCCATTCCATGAAAAACATACATTGGATTGATGACCACCTTCCTACTTTGAAGGTCGCAAAGCAACAGGCGCGAAGCTTTGACGTGATATTGCTCACCGCAGTCTGGATGCATTTGGAAAAAGAGGAACGAAAAATTGCAATGAAAGTAATTTCCGAACTGCTACGTCTCAGGGGAAAAATTATCATGACGTTGCGACATGGCCCAGTTCCCGATGGGAGGCAAATGTTTGACGTATCCGCTCAGGAAACTGTCGAGCTTGCCGGACAATCGGGTCTGCAAGTAAGACACGTCAGCGAACGTCAGGACATGTTCAGTCGGAACGATGTGAGTTGGAGCATAGTTGTTTTGGAAAAAATATAG
- a CDS encoding VOC family protein, translated as MTASLNTILIYARNPAVTSAFYKDHFGFKTTGEMHDGLIELNSPAVGINLLVHQAAKSLKFGQAVVKLMFSVSDVESFKVESAKRGLEFGSIHEANGYQFANAKDPDGNSVAISSRDYRQQVN; from the coding sequence ATGACTGCATCGCTCAATACGATTTTGATATACGCCCGCAATCCTGCAGTTACCAGTGCTTTCTACAAAGACCATTTTGGATTTAAGACGACTGGTGAGATGCACGATGGCCTCATTGAATTGAATAGTCCCGCCGTCGGCATCAACCTCTTGGTTCATCAGGCCGCCAAATCCCTAAAATTTGGGCAGGCGGTAGTCAAACTGATGTTCAGTGTTTCCGACGTTGAATCGTTCAAGGTCGAATCTGCGAAAAGAGGTCTGGAGTTTGGCAGCATCCATGAGGCAAATGGCTATCAATTCGCTAATGCTAAAGACCCGGATGGAAACTCAGTAGCTATTTCCAGTAGAGACTATCGGCAACAAGTTAATTAG
- a CDS encoding cupin domain-containing protein has product MNEHDSIAEELIARLELLPHPEGGHYRETYRSQQRVLRTGSDLGRSAATAIYYLLRQGERSTWHRIQSDEMWHFYAGEPLHIHVLEHGRELYTLTLGNPLTQDGAMFQALVPAGAWFAAQCAGSGAYALVGCTVAPGFEFQEFEIADKDFLLKTWPQHAQVIERLA; this is encoded by the coding sequence ATGAATGAACATGATTCCATTGCCGAAGAACTGATTGCTCGTCTTGAGCTTCTGCCGCATCCGGAAGGAGGCCATTACAGAGAAACTTACCGTAGTCAGCAAAGAGTACTGCGGACAGGTAGCGATCTCGGCCGTTCTGCAGCTACCGCGATCTACTATCTACTCCGTCAGGGAGAAAGGTCAACGTGGCACAGGATCCAGTCCGACGAGATGTGGCATTTTTATGCGGGGGAGCCCCTGCATATTCATGTCCTCGAACACGGCCGCGAGCTGTATACCCTGACGCTTGGAAATCCCTTGACGCAAGACGGTGCCATGTTCCAAGCCTTGGTCCCTGCTGGCGCCTGGTTTGCGGCGCAATGTGCCGGGTCGGGCGCCTATGCGCTTGTAGGTTGCACGGTAGCACCAGGTTTTGAATTCCAGGAGTTTGAAATAGCGGACAAGGATTTCCTCCTGAAGACCTGGCCGCAACATGCACAGGTGATCGAGCGCCTGGCATAA
- a CDS encoding LysE family translocator produces MPSLHLFALYITASLALNLTPGPDMALTLTRGMTQGFKAAWLSVIGTFAAGILQIPLVVFGLAGIFQESPMLFELVKIVGVLYLVYLGLRALRRSIQGKETIATAGTDSDRGVFWQGFFTNLLNPKVFIFLVAFLPQFVDPDIGPIWQQMLVLAVSSKVLGLLNGTCFAYGASRIRVWLSRNLWFLRLQDSLLGIAMLGIAGYLVFNRAPGGRG; encoded by the coding sequence ATGCCATCACTTCATCTGTTTGCGCTATACATTACCGCCAGCCTGGCACTCAATCTGACACCCGGTCCCGATATGGCGCTGACGCTGACGCGAGGCATGACGCAAGGTTTCAAGGCCGCATGGTTGAGCGTGATAGGCACATTTGCTGCCGGGATTCTCCAGATTCCACTGGTCGTGTTCGGGCTGGCAGGAATCTTTCAAGAATCGCCCATGCTGTTCGAATTGGTAAAAATCGTCGGGGTACTTTACTTGGTCTACCTGGGGTTGCGGGCCTTGCGGCGCTCCATTCAGGGAAAAGAGACAATCGCAACGGCCGGCACCGATAGTGATCGCGGCGTATTTTGGCAGGGATTTTTCACCAACTTGCTGAACCCGAAAGTTTTTATTTTCCTGGTTGCATTCCTGCCGCAGTTTGTGGATCCGGACATCGGACCGATCTGGCAGCAAATGCTGGTCTTGGCTGTCAGTTCAAAAGTCCTGGGCCTGTTGAACGGCACATGTTTTGCCTATGGCGCATCGCGAATTCGCGTCTGGCTCAGCAGAAATTTATGGTTCCTGCGCCTTCAGGACAGCCTTCTTGGCATCGCCATGCTGGGGATTGCCGGCTATCTCGTTTTTAACCGGGCGCCCGGCGGTCGAGGTTGA
- a CDS encoding ABC transporter substrate-binding protein — translation MSASFSAAMAADQIVWGKYNVPPYMIRTGEWAHQGIFDQTLDVLKEKMPQYQHVELEAPFPRINSEIKKGSHWCYNGTLKTPERESYGYFSLPSSIFLPLRIIVRRDRLNDFKGRQSLQSLLQNHRYITSVMRDRSYSPTVDKLLAAYPPKENYSEQIEAIGMLLAGRIDFMIELPLLALDQARVMGHPGELIAIPMQEADEVVFNRVMCSKNEWGRQVVEQVNKVLIVNRGQPYYRRIVERWHDPESVAEIRKIYDSVFLKTP, via the coding sequence ATGAGCGCTTCATTTTCCGCTGCAATGGCTGCCGACCAGATTGTGTGGGGAAAATATAATGTGCCTCCCTACATGATTCGAACAGGGGAGTGGGCACATCAAGGTATCTTTGACCAGACCCTCGATGTCCTCAAGGAAAAGATGCCGCAGTACCAGCATGTGGAGTTGGAGGCGCCGTTTCCTCGCATCAACAGCGAGATCAAAAAGGGCAGTCACTGGTGCTATAACGGGACGTTGAAAACGCCGGAACGTGAATCCTATGGTTATTTTTCCCTGCCGAGTTCGATTTTTCTCCCACTCCGGATCATCGTGCGCCGAGACCGCCTGAATGACTTCAAGGGGCGGCAATCGCTGCAATCTCTGCTGCAGAATCACCGGTACATTACGTCGGTCATGCGAGACCGATCTTACAGTCCGACCGTGGACAAATTGCTGGCCGCGTACCCACCGAAAGAAAACTATTCCGAGCAGATAGAGGCCATCGGCATGCTGTTGGCAGGACGCATCGACTTCATGATCGAGTTGCCCTTGTTGGCCTTAGATCAGGCGCGCGTGATGGGCCATCCGGGAGAATTGATCGCCATTCCCATGCAAGAAGCAGACGAAGTCGTCTTCAACCGGGTCATGTGCTCAAAGAATGAATGGGGACGCCAGGTAGTAGAGCAAGTCAACAAGGTACTGATCGTCAACCGGGGCCAACCGTATTACCGTCGCATTGTCGAAAGATGGCACGATCCTGAGTCCGTGGCTGAAATTCGTAAAATTTACGATAGCGTATTTCTCAAGACGCCATAA